One window of the Syngnathus typhle isolate RoL2023-S1 ecotype Sweden linkage group LG21, RoL_Styp_1.0, whole genome shotgun sequence genome contains the following:
- the zgc:113019 gene encoding uncharacterized protein zgc:113019 isoform X2 — protein MPKTRRTAYMAAFKLQAIELAIKKGNRSAAHELGVNESMIRRWRKQHGELSRCKKTTKAFRGKPAYEMMENDPDWAPSLHMGHTENELGNSLRSAKRKKSVLQSERIQEAAESAEEEPARCEEALTLNIKQEKEEEIVKWERKECCGIGTKKVNHEEMLIEAVKREGGQTECNFCIQRSTEVSHLVEENRRLRLELDAFKIADGFFQDDDNKVEYYTGLPNVASFMTFFCFLLPFMPARHNRLSPFQVLLLTFMRLRLDLPTQHLAHIFSITTSTVETTFRETVSFLYAKLKPSVTWPCRNTLQRTTPRRFAEAFGGKAVAILDCFKLQLSHDDKLDQSNYAVQYLIAVTPSGFVGFVSKGCDEFIAAKNVLEKSGFLNSLLPGDVVLANSFDKTGDLFCAQVDGPTCVRANCLLAENVVAHVETVEGNIRRKYQIFKAAVPVDMTLARDGEEVTLLDKMVTVCYALENPCPTTI, from the exons ATGCCGAAGACCCGACGTACCGCCTACATGGCGGCCTTCAAGCTGCAGGCGATCGAGCTGGCAATCAAAAAGGGTAATCGATCCGCTGCTCACGAGCTTGGAGTTAACGAATCCATGATACGACGTTGGAGGAAGCAGCATGGAGAACTGTCTCGCTGCAAGAAGACGACAAAAGCCTTCAGAG GAAAGCCGGCGTACGAAATGATGGAGAACGACCCAGACTGGGCGCCGTCCTTGCATATGGGCCACACAGAGAACGAACTCGGCAACTCCCTGCGCTCAGCCAAAAGAAAGAAGTCGGTTCTACAGAGCGAGCGTATCCAGGAGGCGGCCGAGTCAGCAGAAGAGGAGCCGGCGCGATGCGAGGAAGCGCTAACGTTGAACATCAAAcaagaaaaggaggaggaaatAGTCAAATGGGAGCGCAAGGAATGCTGTGGAATCGGAACAAAGAAAGTCAATCATGAAGAAATGCTGATCGAAGCGGTCAAACGGGAAGGGGGGCAGACAGAATGCAACTTCTGCATCCAAAGGTCTACAGAAGTAAGCCACCTGGTGGAGGAGAACAGACGACTCAGGCTTGAGTTGGACGCCTTCAAGATCGCGGATGGCTTTTTCCAGGACGACGACAACAAAGTGGAATATTACACCGGTTTGCCGAACGTGGCCTCTTTCATGACctttttctgttttttattaCCGTTCATGCCAGCCCGCCACAACAGACTGAGTCCTTTTCAAGTCCTCCTGTTGACTTTCATGCGCCTCCGGCTGGATTTACCCACGCAGCACCTCGCTCACATTTTCAGCATCACCACAAGCACAGTGGAAACGACGTTTCGAGAAACTGTTTCGTTTCTGTACGCAAAGCTGAAGCCTTCCGTTACGTGGCCCTGCAGAAATACTTTGCAAAGGACGACGCCGCGACGGTTTGCCGAGGCCTTCGGCGGCAAAGCCGTCGCCATCCTGGACTGTTTTAAATTGCAGCTGTCGCATGATGACAAATTAGACCAAAGCAATTATGCCGTTCAATATTTAATTGCTGTCACACCAAGTGGATTTGTTGGTTTTGTATCAAAAGGGTGTGACGAATTTATAGCTGCCAAAAACGTCTTGGAGAAAAGCGGTTTCTTAAATAGCTTGTTGCCAGGCGATGTCGTCTTGGCAAACAGTTTCGACAAAACCGGCGACTTGTTTTGCGCTCAGGTGGACGGGCCGACCTGCGTCCGAGCCAACTGTCTTCTTGCTGAGAACGTGGTGGCACACGTTGAAACCGTCGAGGGAAATATCCGCCGCAAGTATCAAATCTTCAAAGCGGCCGTGCCCGTGGACATGACGCTAGCGCGTGACGGTGAAGAAGTCACGTTGTTGGATAAAATGGTCACCGTCTGTTATGCGCTAGAAAACCCTTGTCCAACTACAATTTAA
- the zgc:113019 gene encoding uncharacterized protein zgc:113019 isoform X1: MVRICCVLGCTNKSHDSRRKKLDNGLRFFTFPTWKKSYGPQIKEISKRRRSAWVAAVRRKDITFDKITPFMFVCCRHFHKGKPAYEMMENDPDWAPSLHMGHTENELGNSLRSAKRKKSVLQSERIQEAAESAEEEPARCEEALTLNIKQEKEEEIVKWERKECCGIGTKKVNHEEMLIEAVKREGGQTECNFCIQRSTEVSHLVEENRRLRLELDAFKIADGFFQDDDNKVEYYTGLPNVASFMTFFCFLLPFMPARHNRLSPFQVLLLTFMRLRLDLPTQHLAHIFSITTSTVETTFRETVSFLYAKLKPSVTWPCRNTLQRTTPRRFAEAFGGKAVAILDCFKLQLSHDDKLDQSNYAVQYLIAVTPSGFVGFVSKGCDEFIAAKNVLEKSGFLNSLLPGDVVLANSFDKTGDLFCAQVDGPTCVRANCLLAENVVAHVETVEGNIRRKYQIFKAAVPVDMTLARDGEEVTLLDKMVTVCYALENPCPTTI; the protein is encoded by the exons ATGGTTCGCATATGTTGTGTCCTGGGCTGCACCAACAAGTCACACGACAGCCGCCGTAAGAAACTCGACAACGGGTTGAGATTCTTCACCTTCCCGACCTGGAAGAAAAGCTACGGGCCGCAAATCAAAGAGATCTCCAAGAGGCGACGGTCGGCTTGGGTCGCCGCTGTCCGACGCAAAGACATCACATTTGACAAGATAACTCCTTTCATGTTCGTCTGCTGTCGCCATTTCCATAAAG GAAAGCCGGCGTACGAAATGATGGAGAACGACCCAGACTGGGCGCCGTCCTTGCATATGGGCCACACAGAGAACGAACTCGGCAACTCCCTGCGCTCAGCCAAAAGAAAGAAGTCGGTTCTACAGAGCGAGCGTATCCAGGAGGCGGCCGAGTCAGCAGAAGAGGAGCCGGCGCGATGCGAGGAAGCGCTAACGTTGAACATCAAAcaagaaaaggaggaggaaatAGTCAAATGGGAGCGCAAGGAATGCTGTGGAATCGGAACAAAGAAAGTCAATCATGAAGAAATGCTGATCGAAGCGGTCAAACGGGAAGGGGGGCAGACAGAATGCAACTTCTGCATCCAAAGGTCTACAGAAGTAAGCCACCTGGTGGAGGAGAACAGACGACTCAGGCTTGAGTTGGACGCCTTCAAGATCGCGGATGGCTTTTTCCAGGACGACGACAACAAAGTGGAATATTACACCGGTTTGCCGAACGTGGCCTCTTTCATGACctttttctgttttttattaCCGTTCATGCCAGCCCGCCACAACAGACTGAGTCCTTTTCAAGTCCTCCTGTTGACTTTCATGCGCCTCCGGCTGGATTTACCCACGCAGCACCTCGCTCACATTTTCAGCATCACCACAAGCACAGTGGAAACGACGTTTCGAGAAACTGTTTCGTTTCTGTACGCAAAGCTGAAGCCTTCCGTTACGTGGCCCTGCAGAAATACTTTGCAAAGGACGACGCCGCGACGGTTTGCCGAGGCCTTCGGCGGCAAAGCCGTCGCCATCCTGGACTGTTTTAAATTGCAGCTGTCGCATGATGACAAATTAGACCAAAGCAATTATGCCGTTCAATATTTAATTGCTGTCACACCAAGTGGATTTGTTGGTTTTGTATCAAAAGGGTGTGACGAATTTATAGCTGCCAAAAACGTCTTGGAGAAAAGCGGTTTCTTAAATAGCTTGTTGCCAGGCGATGTCGTCTTGGCAAACAGTTTCGACAAAACCGGCGACTTGTTTTGCGCTCAGGTGGACGGGCCGACCTGCGTCCGAGCCAACTGTCTTCTTGCTGAGAACGTGGTGGCACACGTTGAAACCGTCGAGGGAAATATCCGCCGCAAGTATCAAATCTTCAAAGCGGCCGTGCCCGTGGACATGACGCTAGCGCGTGACGGTGAAGAAGTCACGTTGTTGGATAAAATGGTCACCGTCTGTTATGCGCTAGAAAACCCTTGTCCAACTACAATTTAA